The region GACGGCGTGACCGCCACCAGACGCGCTTTGCCGTCGGCATGCCAGAATCGGCCATCGTCACCCAGTCGGGCGCGCCCGTGTGGGTATGTCGCATTCACCGGCCACTGTATCGGCTCCAACTGCTGCCACAGCTCATTGCTGAGCGTCGCCAACCCGCTGATATCAAACGCGCGGCTACCGTTATTCTCAAATCCAGACAGCGCCGCATGTTCACGGAAGATCTCTGCGGGATGCTGATAAGCGAACGCCTCAGCAAATCCCATGCGTTGTGCCACCTGACTCAGCATCCACCAGTCGGCTTTGGCTTCCCCCGGAGCAGGCAGAAAGGCGCGCTGGCGGGAAAGTCGGCGTTCGGAATTGGTCACCGTGCCGTCTTTTTCCCCCCAGCCTAGCGCGGGGAGTAAGATATCGGCGGTTTCTGCGGTATCGGTATGGCGCATCACTTCGGAGACGATTACCAGCGGGCAGCGCTCAAGCGCCTGTTTCACGCGGTCGGCATCCGGCATCGATACCACCGGGTTGGTGCCCATAATCCACACGGCTTTAATATCGCCGCATTCAACGGCGCGGAACAGATCTACCGCACTCAGTCCGGGCTGCGTCGCGACATTATCGCTCTGCCAGAAACGCCCCACGCGCTCGATATCCTGCGGCGTAAAACCCATATGACTGGCAAGTTGATTAGCCAGTCCGCCCACTTCTCGCCCGCCCATGGCATTTGGCTGTCCGGTTATCGAAAAGGGACCGCTACCGGGTAAACCAATTTTGCCGCTCAGCAGGTGAGCATTGATAATTGCATTGCATTTATCGCTGCCGGAAGACGACTGATTAATCCCCTGCGAATAGAGCGTCACCACCTTTTCACTTGTGCTGAACAGATGATAGAAACACTCGACATCGGCTTCATCCAACTGACAGAAATCCGCCACCTGCGCCACGGACCAGGCCTGTGCTGACTGTAATGCCTCCTCCACGCCGGAAAAGCGTTCTACCAATGCGTCGCGATCGAGACGCGAACCTTGTGCAATCCACTGCAGCAGGCCGTTAAACAGCCCCGCATCGCTGCCGGGCTGGAGCGGTAAATGCAAATCGGCGATATCGCAGGTTGCGGTGCGCCGCGGATCGATCACCACCACCTGCATCTGCGGTCGCTGCTGTTTCGCCTGCACCAGCCGCTGATACACTACCGGATGTGCCCAGGCGGTATTCGAGCCCACCAGCACCACGACATCCGCTTGTTCGATATCTTCATAATTACAGGGAACCGCATCCGCTCCTAATCCGCGCTTGTAGCCAATCACCGCCGACGCCATACACAGGCGTGAGTTGGTATCCATATTGGCGACGCCAATAAAGCCCTTCATCAGCTTATTCGCGACGTAATAATCTTCCGTCAACAGTTGGCCTGAACCATAAAACGCTACCGACTGCGGGCCGTGCTGCTGCATCGTCGCCAGCAGCCGTTCGGCTACCGTATCGAGCGCCCGATCCCAGCTAACACGACGGCCTTCCACGAGCGGCCACAATAGCCGGCCTTTCAAATCCAGCGTCTCTCCCAGCGCGGAGCCTTTGACGCACAGCCGCCCCAAATTGGCCGGATGTGCCGGATCGCCGCTGATCTTTACCGCACCTTGCCCGTCGTGTTCTGCCAGCACGCCACAGCCGACGCCACAATACGGGCAGGTTGTCCGACAGACG is a window of Pectobacterium punjabense DNA encoding:
- a CDS encoding nitrate reductase → MNARVCRTTCPYCGVGCGVLAEHDGQGAVKISGDPAHPANLGRLCVKGSALGETLDLKGRLLWPLVEGRRVSWDRALDTVAERLLATMQQHGPQSVAFYGSGQLLTEDYYVANKLMKGFIGVANMDTNSRLCMASAVIGYKRGLGADAVPCNYEDIEQADVVVLVGSNTAWAHPVVYQRLVQAKQQRPQMQVVVIDPRRTATCDIADLHLPLQPGSDAGLFNGLLQWIAQGSRLDRDALVERFSGVEEALQSAQAWSVAQVADFCQLDEADVECFYHLFSTSEKVVTLYSQGINQSSSGSDKCNAIINAHLLSGKIGLPGSGPFSITGQPNAMGGREVGGLANQLASHMGFTPQDIERVGRFWQSDNVATQPGLSAVDLFRAVECGDIKAVWIMGTNPVVSMPDADRVKQALERCPLVIVSEVMRHTDTAETADILLPALGWGEKDGTVTNSERRLSRQRAFLPAPGEAKADWWMLSQVAQRMGFAEAFAYQHPAEIFREHAALSGFENNGSRAFDISGLATLSNELWQQLEPIQWPVNATYPHGRARLGDDGRFWHADGKARLVAVTPSLPQSPWSAAYPLVLNTGRIRDQWHTMTRTGKAARLMRHISEPYCELHPQDAQTHDIQAGDLVRLSSVHGWMLARARLDVGQARGSVFAPMHWNQQFSAQARADSLVAPITDPYSGQPESKHSRVRIQPWHTAWQATLFFADEPVLAPLTLPAEHDVLPPPATYWSKVPHEGVTQYLFADRTPVDDWQAWLTEHYGLENMQCQIAQGNGVFHLIGWREGRVVLACYVSAQTLRIDSDAVCQAFATPPLLPHERQALLAGQAPQGQVTQGATICSCYSVGEAIIVGAIRKGCHSVAALGGTLKCGTNCGSCIPELKALLSQHVPITVDELKKAG